Genomic DNA from Streptomyces sp. GS7:
CGTGCGGCGGGAGGTGTCGCCCCTGCCGGAACGGCAGCCGCGTCGTCGGGGGATCGTGTCGGGCGCTCCTCGTAGAGGCGGACGATCTCGGCCAGGTGTTCGGCGGTGAAGCGGTACGCGCGGCCGACGCGGGTGTGCGGAATGAGGCTGCGACGGGCGCGGTCCTTGACCCACCAGGCAGAGCAGCCGAGGGCCTCGGCGATCTCCTCGGGGAGGTAGAGGCGGGGCAGTGTCGACGCGGTGTGCGGGAGGGCAGGAGGCATGGGCT
This window encodes:
- a CDS encoding DNA-binding protein; its protein translation is MPPALPHTASTLPRLYLPEEIAEALGCSAWWVKDRARRSLIPHTRVGRAYRFTAEHLAEIVRLYEERPTRSPDDAAAVPAGATPPAARARVSQLRRPTAVLTTGRLRARPPRRTQYETVA